A window of Thermodesulfobacteriota bacterium genomic DNA:
AGCGAATGCTGGTCCGGGGTATGATTCCAACAACGCGGCGTCCCATGCCGTATCTAACGTTGGTATCGGTAGTGAATGACCCAAAATCCATACCCATCACGGTTACCCATGTTCCCGGAGTTGCTGGGTTTGGTGCATAACTGTTAATCTCAGGTAGTGCTAAGGCAGGTGCTGTTAAAAAAAATCCAAATACACAAAAAACTAACGCAGCTAAACCTATTAAACCAGATTCTTCTCCAATAACTTCTCTATTCTCGAATAGGTTTCTTAGCTTTTTCATTGTTTGAATCCCCCCATTTTCACAATCGAGAAAATCGTCTTAGGAGAAGGGTTTTAAGAGTGGAATATCTGTCATGCCATGTTTATGAGATAGTGTGAAATGGATATGAAAGTTAAGCTTTAGAGAGAAAAACTAATAAGAGTTTTTTTGGGATTAGAATTTTGTAGTAGCAAGGGATTAGTAAAAAGAGGGAGGATTTTTGTTTATAAACATAAGGCCATTATAGCACAATGCGGCATCTTTGTGCAATAGGAAATTTAGGGCTAATAAAAGACGATGACTAATCTTGTCTAATTGCCTTTCGATGTTGATTGATATAAAATGATGTAGAATGATATAAGAGGAGCAAATTTTAATGAAACAGCTTACAGTAAGAATTCCGGATGATGAGTACGAAGTTCTAACCGATATCTGTGAAGAAGAGGGTTACTCAAAAGTCAAGCTAATAAGGACTCTTATTCGGGATTTTCTTAAAGACAAGAAGAGCCATAAAAGTAAGGATTATAAAAATATTGAAAAGAAGCTAAGAGACGCTATGACTTCTGGGCTTCTTTTGAATATACAAAAAGAAAAACCAGAGTCGGTTTCTCCAATCAAGGTGAAGGGAAAACCTCTATCCAGAATTATTCTTGAGGACAGAGAGTGAGGGTAATCTATTTTGATACCAGTGCCCTTGTTAAACGATATGCCAAGGAGAAAGGGAGTCCGGTAGTTAATGACCTTCTATCAACCGGGGAACTAATTACGACCTCAATCCTGACCTATCCGGAGATAAAAGCAGCATTTGCCAAAAAGCTTAGGCTTAGAGAGATGACAGAGAGGTCTTATAGAAATTCCGTAAAGAATTTTCAGAGCGATTGGGGCATACCTATATTCTCGATAATAGGAT
This region includes:
- a CDS encoding type II toxin-antitoxin system VapC family toxin; the protein is MRVIYFDTSALVKRYAKEKGSPVVNDLLSTGELITTSILTYPEIKAAFAKKLRLREMTERSYRNSVKNFQSDWGIPIFSIIGFTSEIAYLAGVLVEKNVLRAVDGVHLASAIIAKEHFGLSFVFVSSDGQLNKAAVAKGLDVINPENI
- a CDS encoding ribbon-helix-helix protein, CopG family: MKQLTVRIPDDEYEVLTDICEEEGYSKVKLIRTLIRDFLKDKKSHKSKDYKNIEKKLRDAMTSGLLLNIQKEKPESVSPIKVKGKPLSRIILEDRE